DNA sequence from the Cucurbita pepo subsp. pepo cultivar mu-cu-16 chromosome LG06, ASM280686v2, whole genome shotgun sequence genome:
CACCCTCGAgcaaatgtgagatctcacgtcttctttctttgattttaatttttgaagaaaatggaaaaagaggaaaaaaaaaaagaattatataaaTCAATCCAAagctaattttgaaattaatagaattagaaggataaaatttaattacttaaattaaaagggaaagaatatgttttttttttttaaataatttttatcataaaattgCAGTCtgacaaaatttgatatttatttcgGCGTTCAAGGCTAGACTTTGACGTGGCATGAGGGTTGCTGGGAGAGAAGTACTTTTAATGCATGCTACTAACAATGATGACCATGGGACACTCTTACAGAACATAACATGAGGCCTTTGTggataataaaattatgtcCCCATAATTCCCAATCTTCAACTTCAAAGCTCCACaattatatcattaaatacacaaaaacatatatttatatatattatcccTTCTCAAGCCTTGCGATGGAAGGCAGCTGGGTTTCTTAATCAGATGGGAGAGGAAGTAATCATGTTCCTGTAATTGCAGATaattcggaaaaaaaaaataaaaaaaaagccctaatttaaagaaatataataaaataattaaagttacTGAGAGGGGTATGGGGATGAACAACCCcacgctctctctctctttctttctttctttcttttcaaggCTACTTTAGTAAgccaaatattaataataaaaaaaggggaaaagtTTGGGTAAAAGCAAAATATGATGTGTTGGTTTGTGTTGCCTGGGAATTTGGCTATGCCTTCAGATTCTTAACGCTTAGAACAAAGCTATACTACTAGGGGGCCGCCCTTCCTTCAGCTGCTACTCGTTTTTAGTCTTGATTgctcatcatcttcttctcttcttggGATTTTCAAgctcccttttttctttttttctttttttttttttaaattgtttatatatatatagatagatattatatatttattacctATCAACTTCAGTGGTTGTGTTGTGTATATGGATTCTGCGGCTAATCTCCATCAGCTTCAAGAACAGCTTCTtgttccttcttcttcttcctcgtctTCCTCTTTGCCCGTCGTTTCATCGTGTTTAGGCCTTGGAAGCAGCCATGGGTGGACTCCAAACGTATCCCCGTAAGtttacttttgatttattatatgCTTTTAAAACAGCAATAATTGAGATATTTGAGgttgattagggtttccaagttttttgtttgttgctGTTGTGTTGTGACAGGAATAATAATAGTTGCAACTACAACCCAAGAATATTCAATGGATTCGCTTCGTTTCCAAGTAGATCAGATTGTGGGCAGAAAAATACAAACAGTTCTTCAATGCTTCAAGATTTGGGGTTTCAGTGGAGTGGCGCCGTGAATACAGGGACCTTTTTCACTCAATCTCTACACGACCCACAAGCTGGAAAAATCAAAGACGAAATCTCATCTTTCCCCAAATTCACACAAATCTTGAACAACCCTTCATCTACAAATCAAGATTTCCATCATTTTCCTTCTACAAATCAAGTAAAGAACAATAGCAACAATGATTCGGATCTTAATGACCTCACCAACAAGCTCTTGATCAAAACCCTTATTTCATCCGGCTGTCAAATCAACGGTGGTGATCCTACCAAACCAAATAGACCCCATTTCCCTCAAATATACCCTAGTATCAATGTCTCTAATTGGAACCTCTCATCTCCGGCGCCGGCGTTCTCAAATTCCTTAGATTTGAACTTACAAACCCCGGCCGATATGTTGCTCTCCGCCGCCAATTTCAGCCACTCGCCGGATAGTTTTGGTTCTTTTAAACAAACGCTTTCCGATTTTCAAGATCAGATGCATCCTCCGCCGGCGAGCCTCCCATGCATTCCAAATAAAGTGAGTTGtttttttacccatttttttcaaaactttgatCTTTTGCATTAGAGAATGCAGTATGAAAGGTATTTTCAGCTTTATACATTTGTAATTGTAAATGCATCTGCCTGAATCAACGACTTTTactttccttctcttttcttttccatccCTTAAACGCTGATT
Encoded proteins:
- the LOC111796528 gene encoding transcription factor bHLH110 isoform X2, which gives rise to MDSAANLHQLQEQLLVPSSSSSSSSLPVVSSCLGLGSSHGWTPNVSPNNNSCNYNPRIFNGFASFPSRSDCGQKNTNSSSMLQDLGFQWSGAVNTGTFFTQSLHDPQAGKIKDEISSFPKFTQILNNPSSTNQDFHHFPSTNQVKNNSNNDSDLNDLTNKLLIKTLISSGCQINGGDPTKPNRPHFPQIYPSINVSNWNLSSPAPAFSNSLDLNLQTPADMLLSAANFSHSPDSFGSFKQTLSDFQDQMHPPPASLPCIPNKRKPFSTEATEPKRPCNSMEPSLNQQSPPLKKSRLDSRASCPPFKVRKEKLGDRIAALQQLVAPFGKTDTASVLMEAIGYIKFLQNQTLSVPYMKPSSNKITKPTYRSTVEDGNEERPNRDLRSRGLCLVPLGCLSYVTGDGGGIWPPTGFNGGTLDKYN
- the LOC111796528 gene encoding transcription factor bHLH110 isoform X1 produces the protein MDSAANLHQLQEQLLVPSSSSSSSSLPVVSSCLGLGSSHGWTPNVSPNNNSCNYNPRIFNGFASFPSRSDCGQKNTNSSSMLQDLGFQWSGAVNTGTFFTQSLHDPQAGKIKDEISSFPKFTQILNNPSSTNQDFHHFPSTNQVKNNSNNDSDLNDLTNKLLIKTLISSGCQINGGDPTKPNRPHFPQIYPSINVSNWNLSSPAPAFSNSLDLNLQTPADMLLSAANFSHSPDSFGSFKQTLSDFQDQMHPPPASLPCIPNKRKPFSTEATEPKRPCNSMEPSLNQQSPPLKKSRLDSRASCPPFKVRKEKLGDRIAALQQLVAPFGKTDTASVLMEAIGYIKFLQNQVETLSVPYMKPSSNKITKPTYRSTVEDGNEERPNRDLRSRGLCLVPLGCLSYVTGDGGGIWPPTGFNGGTLDKYN